From one Electrophorus electricus isolate fEleEle1 chromosome 20, fEleEle1.pri, whole genome shotgun sequence genomic stretch:
- the fam72a gene encoding protein FAM72A, whose protein sequence is MSTSSFKNKCVSQVNCVYCDSLLCTRGMKAVLLADTEIELFSTDLPPNRTVDFVAGCYSTESCKCKLRDIACLKCGNIVGYHVVAPCKPCLLSCNNGHFWMFNSEAVSTVNRLDASGLNLLLWGDLPELEGSEDESPDSLSEEEYLR, encoded by the exons ATGTCTACCTCGAGTTTTAAGAATAAATGTGTCAGTCAGGTGAACTGCGTTTACTGCGACAGCCTTCTGTGTACGAGGGGTATGAAGGCCGTGCTTCTGGCTGACACCGAAATCGAGCTGTTTTCTACCGACCTCCCCCCCAACAG AACTGTGGACTTTGTTGCAGGCTGCTATTCTACAGAAAGTTGTAAATGCAAGTTAAGAGACATTGCCTGCCTGAAATG TGGAAACATTGTGGGGTATCATGTGGTGGCACCGTGCAAGCCCTGCCTCCTCTCCTGTAACAATGGGCACTTTTGGATGTTCAACAGTGAAGCTGTGTCCACTGTCAACAGACTAGATGCATCAG GACTTAATCTGCTGCTCTGGGGAGATCTCCCAGAGCTGGAGGGCAGCGAGGACGAGAGCCCAGACAGCCTTTCAGAGGAGGAGTACCTCAGATAG